The following proteins come from a genomic window of Miscanthus floridulus cultivar M001 chromosome 2, ASM1932011v1, whole genome shotgun sequence:
- the LOC136537763 gene encoding serine/threonine-protein kinase AFC2-like isoform X2 — protein MSSLLKLFFEDSSSDDDDGFEMMILSLFAATMSNKRPKHCGSLRRRALVCRKKSRHAKLMEDQSQLPTRRDQSSHCHLAASSRVSSRRRQIGFAKECVTEMPRALLDCRPCKRPRLGWDVGPAEMYQMAFSDDDDILDQWLEQEESDDDDYYIAASLLADVERERSKKHCDSIPGRQVQIGLCGQEVVNAISAVELGFSSDAIVSSPVNQEQPRDESPPLREDDKYGRYVFAVGDNLTSRYRINAKMGQGTFGQVLECWDRERKEMVAIKITRGTKTYRDAAMIEIGMLEQLGKYDKSRSSYVQIRNWFDYRNHICIVFEKLGPSLCDFLRKNNYRSFPIALVREVAKQLLECVAFMHELRLIHTDLKPENILLVSPECIKVPDYKASFRSPKEGTYYKWLPKSNAIKVIDFGSTTYDRQDQSYVVSTRHYRAPEVILGLGWSYPCDIWSVGCILVELCMGEALFQTGENLEHLAMMERVFGPLPYHMLKMADRHSAKYIKEGRLNWPGGCTSWERMKAVTKLPRLQSLVTRNVDQSAGDIIDLLQGLLEYDPANRLTAQEALRHPFFTEEF, from the exons ATGAGCTCGCTCTTAAAGTTGTTTTTTGAAGACTCTTcgtcagatgatgatgatgggtTTGAGATGATGATACTATCTTTGTTTGCTGCCACTATGAGCAACAAGAGGCCCAAACATTGTGGTTCTCTGCGAAGGCGTGCTTTGGTTTGTCGGAAAAAGTCCAGACATGCTAAGCTTATGGAGGATCAGTCACAATTACCCACACGCAGAGACCAATCCAGCCACTGCCACCTAGCTGCCTCTTCGAGGGTTAGTTCAAGAAGACGCCAGATCGGTTTTGCAAAAGAGTGTGTCACCGAGATGCCACGCGCACTGCTGGACTGCCGCCCGTGCAAGCGGCCGCGGCTCGGGTGGGACGTCGGCCCTGCTGAGATGTATCAG ATGGCCTTCTCCGACGATGATGATATCCTTGACCAATGGTTGGAGCAAGAGGAGTCCGATGATGATGACTACTACATTGCAGCTTCTCTTCTAGCCGACGTGGAGCGTGAGAGGAGCAAGAAGCACTGTGATTCAATCCCAGGTCGCCAG GTTCAGATAGGCCTTTGTGGGCAAGAAGTTGTAAATGCCATCAGTGCTGTGGAGTTGGGCTTCTCTTCGGATGCTATTGTTTCCTCTCCTGTGAACCAAGAGCAGCCTCGTGATGAGTCCCCTCCACTGAGAGAAGATGACAAATATGGGCGTTATGTTTTTGCTGTTGGAGATAACCTCACATCTCGCT ATAGGATCAATGCAAAAATGGGCCAAG GTACCTTTGGTCAGGTGTTGGAGTGCTGGGACAGGGAAAGGAAAGAAATGGTGGCTATCAAGATCACCAGAGGCACTAAAACGTACAGGGATGCTGCAATGATAGAAATTGGCATGCTTGAGCAACTTGGTAAATATGATAAAAGTAGATCCAG TTATGTTCAAATACGGAACTGGTTTGATTATCGTAACCATATCTGCATT GTCTTTGAGAAGCTTGGACCAAGCTTATGTGATTTTCTGCGGAAAAACAATTACCGCTCATTCCCAATTGCCCTTGTTCGGGAGGTTGCCAAACAACTGTTGGAATGTGTAGCAT TTATGCATGAATTGCGCCTCATACACACTGATTTAAAGCCTGAGAACATTCTTCTTGTTTCTCCAGAGTGCATTAAAGTGCCCGATTACAAA GCTTCATTCCGATCCCCAAAGGAGGGAACCTATTATAAGTGGTTGCCCAAGTCCAATGCTATCAAGGTGATTGATTTCGGTAGCACTACCTATGATCGACAGGATCAGAGTTATGTGGTATCCACTAGGCATTATCGGGCTCCAGAAGTTATATTGG GGCTTGGATGGAGTTACCCATGTGATATCTGGAGTGTTGGTTGTATTCTTGTTGAGCTTTGCATG GGAGAGGCATTATTCCAGACTGGTGAAAACTTGGAACATCTGGCTATGATGGAGAGGGTGTTTGGACCTTTGCCATACCATATGCTTAAGATGGCAGA TCGCCACTCCGCAAAATACATCAAAGAAGGACGTCTGAATTGGCCTGGGGGCTGCACTTCATGGGAGCGCATGAAAGCTGTGACAAAATTGCCCAGGCTTCAG AGTCTGGTGACGCGTAATGTGGATCAGTCTGCCGGGGATATTATTGACCTTTTGCAAGGGCTGCTCGAGTATGATCCAGCAAATCGCTTGACAGCACAGGAGGCGCTGAGGCATCCCTTCTTCACAGAAGAGTTTTGA
- the LOC136537763 gene encoding serine/threonine-protein kinase AFC2-like isoform X1, whose product MSSLLKLFFEDSSSDDDDGFEMMILSLFAATMSNKRPKHCGSLRRRALVCRKKSRHAKLMEDQSQLPTRRDQSSHCHLAASSRVSSRRRQIGFAKECVTEMPRALLDCRPCKRPRLGWDVGPAEMYQMAFSDDDDILDQWLEQEESDDDDYYIAASLLADVERERSKKHCDSIPGRQVQIGLCGQEVVNAISAVELGFSSDAIVSSPVNQEQPRDESPPLREDDKYGRYVFAVGDNLTSRYRINAKMGQGTFGQVLECWDRERKEMVAIKITRGTKTYRDAAMIEIGMLEQLGKYDKSRSSYVQIRNWFDYRNHICIVSSLLDYCNYELTQRDNRVVLKLWRIWMNGEQVFEKLGPSLCDFLRKNNYRSFPIALVREVAKQLLECVAFMHELRLIHTDLKPENILLVSPECIKVPDYKASFRSPKEGTYYKWLPKSNAIKVIDFGSTTYDRQDQSYVVSTRHYRAPEVILGLGWSYPCDIWSVGCILVELCMGEALFQTGENLEHLAMMERVFGPLPYHMLKMADRHSAKYIKEGRLNWPGGCTSWERMKAVTKLPRLQSLVTRNVDQSAGDIIDLLQGLLEYDPANRLTAQEALRHPFFTEEF is encoded by the exons ATGAGCTCGCTCTTAAAGTTGTTTTTTGAAGACTCTTcgtcagatgatgatgatgggtTTGAGATGATGATACTATCTTTGTTTGCTGCCACTATGAGCAACAAGAGGCCCAAACATTGTGGTTCTCTGCGAAGGCGTGCTTTGGTTTGTCGGAAAAAGTCCAGACATGCTAAGCTTATGGAGGATCAGTCACAATTACCCACACGCAGAGACCAATCCAGCCACTGCCACCTAGCTGCCTCTTCGAGGGTTAGTTCAAGAAGACGCCAGATCGGTTTTGCAAAAGAGTGTGTCACCGAGATGCCACGCGCACTGCTGGACTGCCGCCCGTGCAAGCGGCCGCGGCTCGGGTGGGACGTCGGCCCTGCTGAGATGTATCAG ATGGCCTTCTCCGACGATGATGATATCCTTGACCAATGGTTGGAGCAAGAGGAGTCCGATGATGATGACTACTACATTGCAGCTTCTCTTCTAGCCGACGTGGAGCGTGAGAGGAGCAAGAAGCACTGTGATTCAATCCCAGGTCGCCAG GTTCAGATAGGCCTTTGTGGGCAAGAAGTTGTAAATGCCATCAGTGCTGTGGAGTTGGGCTTCTCTTCGGATGCTATTGTTTCCTCTCCTGTGAACCAAGAGCAGCCTCGTGATGAGTCCCCTCCACTGAGAGAAGATGACAAATATGGGCGTTATGTTTTTGCTGTTGGAGATAACCTCACATCTCGCT ATAGGATCAATGCAAAAATGGGCCAAG GTACCTTTGGTCAGGTGTTGGAGTGCTGGGACAGGGAAAGGAAAGAAATGGTGGCTATCAAGATCACCAGAGGCACTAAAACGTACAGGGATGCTGCAATGATAGAAATTGGCATGCTTGAGCAACTTGGTAAATATGATAAAAGTAGATCCAG TTATGTTCAAATACGGAACTGGTTTGATTATCGTAACCATATCTGCATTGTAAGTTCATTGTTAGATTATTGCAATTATGAACTGACTCAAAGAGACAATCGGGTGGTGCTTAAACTTTGGCGAATTTGGATGAATGGTGAGCAGGTCTTTGAGAAGCTTGGACCAAGCTTATGTGATTTTCTGCGGAAAAACAATTACCGCTCATTCCCAATTGCCCTTGTTCGGGAGGTTGCCAAACAACTGTTGGAATGTGTAGCAT TTATGCATGAATTGCGCCTCATACACACTGATTTAAAGCCTGAGAACATTCTTCTTGTTTCTCCAGAGTGCATTAAAGTGCCCGATTACAAA GCTTCATTCCGATCCCCAAAGGAGGGAACCTATTATAAGTGGTTGCCCAAGTCCAATGCTATCAAGGTGATTGATTTCGGTAGCACTACCTATGATCGACAGGATCAGAGTTATGTGGTATCCACTAGGCATTATCGGGCTCCAGAAGTTATATTGG GGCTTGGATGGAGTTACCCATGTGATATCTGGAGTGTTGGTTGTATTCTTGTTGAGCTTTGCATG GGAGAGGCATTATTCCAGACTGGTGAAAACTTGGAACATCTGGCTATGATGGAGAGGGTGTTTGGACCTTTGCCATACCATATGCTTAAGATGGCAGA TCGCCACTCCGCAAAATACATCAAAGAAGGACGTCTGAATTGGCCTGGGGGCTGCACTTCATGGGAGCGCATGAAAGCTGTGACAAAATTGCCCAGGCTTCAG AGTCTGGTGACGCGTAATGTGGATCAGTCTGCCGGGGATATTATTGACCTTTTGCAAGGGCTGCTCGAGTATGATCCAGCAAATCGCTTGACAGCACAGGAGGCGCTGAGGCATCCCTTCTTCACAGAAGAGTTTTGA
- the LOC136515902 gene encoding uncharacterized protein — protein MAMMSRTRDLLMEGFEGLLRDGSFKWGLPRRGDRVLDDGDDDDDDDDGSLSVQRSSIAGLSFKANAVVARCSRILGVSINDLRNNFDKQASDSIKQPRSYARNFLEYCCFMALAQISQVTGYLADKSFRRLSFDMMLAWEVPSSSSQLTVKIEVDSTVSLEAFTRIAPAIPTIADVVTCANLFDVLSCSTGGRLSFSVYEKYLSELDRAVKKMKTQSESSLLSNFRSQRGERILEVDGTLTTQPVLEHVGISTWPGRLILTDHALYFEALRVVTYDKPKVYELAEDLKQVVKPELTGPWGSRLFDKAVMYKSTTLTEPVIIEFPELAGHSRRDYWLAIISEVLYAHRFIRKFDKSGVDKEETILKAVLGILRLQAIEELHFEVPNRHESLLMFNLCDKLPGGDVILETLASSISSRTSDRTNQPGTSRGMHAVLSNLGVVSPVNSGERLFVGEIVVGEISALQEAVTDSMNNYKKVELAQASVDGVKVDGLDTNLAVMKELLSPVSELWRVLLLLTSWDEPMKSMVFCFLFSYIIFRGWIIYFIVTVLLFSATFMFLTRLTNQGKQMSEVKVVSPPPLNTMEQLLAVQNAISKIEELVQDANIVLLKIRALLLAFPSQATDRAILALVLMALSLAIVPTRVLLLLVFLVVSTQHSALRRASTERYTRRLREWWFSIPAAPVVVEKVKEDKKTR, from the exons ATGGCGATGATGAGCCGGACGCGGGATCTGCTGATGGAGGGGTTCGAGGGGCTGTTGCGGGACGGGTCGTTCAAGTGGGGCCTCCCACGCCGCGGGGACAGGGTCCtggacgacggcgacgacgacgacgacgacgacgacggctccCTCTCCGTGCAGCGCTCCTCCATCGCTGGCCTCTCCTTCAAGGCCAACGCTGTCGTCGCCCGCTGCTCCAG AATCCTTGGCGTTTCTATCAATGATCTGCGAAATAACTTTGATAAGCAAGCATCTGATTCCATAAAGCAGCCAAGAAGCTACGCAAGAAACTTTTTGGAGTACTGCTGCTTCATGGCACTTGCTCAGATATCACAAGTTACAGGGTATCTTGCTGACAAAAGCTTTCGCCGCTTATCTTTTGACATGATGTTAGCTTGGGAGGTTCCCTCTTCTTCAAGCCAGCTCACTGTTAAG ATTGAGGTAGATAGCACAGTTAGCTTAGAAGCTTTTACAAGAATAGCACCTGCCATCCCAACCATTGCTGATGTAGTAACTTGTGCAAATCTCTTCGATGTACTTTCATGTTCGACCGGAGGCCGTCTTTCATTTTCTGTATATGAGAAGTACCTTTCAGAATTGGACAG AGCGGTTAAAAAGATGAAGACACAATCTGAGTCGTCACTTCTATCAAACTTTCGGTCTCAGAGAGGAGAAAGGATTCTGGAAGTTGATGGGACATTGACAACACAACCAGTACTTGAACATGTGGGTATTTCAACATGGCCAG GAAGATTAATACTCACAGATCATGCTCTTTACTTCGAAGCCCTTCGGGTTGTTACCTATGATAAGCccaaagtttatgagcttgcagAAGATTTAAAGCAGGTCGTTAAACCTGAGCTGACTGGTCCATGGGGTTCACGTCTATTTGACAAAGCCGTTATGTACAAATCAACAACCTT AACAGAACCTGTGATCATAGAATTTCCGGAGTTGGCTGGCCATTCCCGCCGAGATTATTGGCTGGCCATTATATCAGAAGTACTTTATGCCCATAGGTTTATTAGAAAGTTTGATAAAAGTGGAGTTGACAAAGAGGAAACAATTCTGAAAGCAGTACTTGGTATTCTGCGGTTACAAGCCATTGAAGAGTTACATTTTGAAGTTCCAAATCGACATGAATCTCTTTTGATGTTCAATTTATGTGACAAACTTCCTGGAGGTGATGTAATACTTGAAACATTAGCCAGTTCTATATCATCAAGGACTTCAGATCGAACTAACCAACCTGGCACAAGTAGAGGAATGCATGCTGTCCTGTCAAACCTGGGCGTGGTATCACCAGTTAATAGTGGTGAGAGATTGTTTGTTGGTGAGATAGTTGTTGGGGAAATTAGTGCCTTGCAGGAGGCTGTTACCGACTCAATGAACAACTATAAGAAGGTTGAACTGGCCCAAGCCTCGGTTGATGGAGTCAAAGTTGATGGGCTTGATACAAACTTAGCAGTAATGAAG GAATTGTTATCCCCAGTAAGTGAGCTTTGGAGGGTTTTGCTATTGCTCACATCATGGGACGAGCCTATGAAGTCCATGGTGTTTTGCTTTCTATTCTCTTACATTATCTTCAG GGGGTGGATAATCTATTTTATTGTCACGGTGCTATTGTTTTCAGCAACTTTTATGTTTCTCACAAGATTAACTaatcaaggaaagcaaatgagtGAGGTAAAGGTGGTATCCCCACCTCCATTGAACACAATGGAGCAGCTCCTAGCTGTTCAAAATGCCATTTCTAAAATTGAGGAGCTCGTCCAGGATGCAAATATTGTTCTTCTGAAGATAAGAGCTCTATTGTTGGCTTTTCCATCCCAG GCGACGGACAGAGCTATTCTGGCATTGGTACTGATGGCCCTGAGCCTTGCCATCGTGCCCACAAGAGTGTTGCTGCTGCTGGTGTTTCTGGTGGTATCCACTCAGCACTCAGCACTACGAAGAGCAAGCACAGAAAGGTATACCAGAAGGTTGAGAGAGTGGTGGTTCAGCATACCTGCAGCTCCAGTGGTGGTGGAGAAGGTGAAAGAAGACAAGAAAACAAGATGA